In the genome of Paenibacillus pabuli, one region contains:
- a CDS encoding biliverdin-producing heme oxygenase, whose translation MTASTIMERLKSETAHYHRQVEQNDYAKAIMNQTVSLENYKKYLEKFYGFLKPLEDQAVQQPFWESTGLDFEIRGKAKLLENDLRNLGASEEQISQVPLCKDLPDISTPARLFGYLYVIEGSTNGGQIMTKRLSQFLPIEADRGLEYFNAYGTETRTRWAEFTELLRQSITAEEDHDMMVHTASETFRLLDQWINTNTDDL comes from the coding sequence ATGACAGCCAGTACCATTATGGAACGTCTGAAGAGTGAGACAGCTCATTATCACAGACAAGTAGAACAGAACGATTATGCCAAGGCTATTATGAATCAAACCGTTAGCTTAGAAAATTATAAAAAATATCTGGAGAAATTTTACGGGTTTCTGAAACCATTAGAAGATCAGGCTGTACAGCAGCCTTTCTGGGAAAGTACGGGACTGGATTTCGAGATTAGAGGGAAAGCGAAATTGCTTGAAAATGATTTGCGGAATCTTGGCGCCAGTGAAGAGCAAATTAGCCAAGTTCCTTTATGTAAGGATCTTCCGGATATCTCGACACCAGCAAGGTTGTTCGGTTATTTATACGTCATTGAAGGATCGACGAACGGAGGCCAGATCATGACCAAACGTTTGTCTCAGTTCCTGCCGATTGAAGCAGATCGGGGATTGGAATATTTTAATGCCTATGGTACGGAGACTAGAACAAGATGGGCGGAGTTCACGGAACTACTGCGTCAATCCATCACGGCGGAAGAAGATCACGACATGATGGTGCACACAGCTTCGGAAACGTTCCGATTACTTGATCAATGGATCAATACAAATACAGATGATTTGTAA
- the cysI gene encoding assimilatory sulfite reductase (NADPH) hemoprotein subunit → MAYNNLLNPQRTNSDVEDIKIKSDYLRGSLTETLADRISGSIPEDDNRLMKHHGSYMQDDRDLRNERNKSKLEPAYQFMLRVRASGGIVTPEQWLMMDRVAHKYANETIRLTTRQSFQLHGVLKWNLKNTIREVNDSLLSTLAACGDVNRNVMCNPNPDQSDIHAEVYEWACQVSNHLDPRTRAYHELWLDGEKIIDSQDTDEEVEPIYGKVYLPRKFKIGIAVPPSNDVDVFSQDLGFIAIVENGKLQGFNVSVGGGMGMSHGDPKTYPQVSKVIGFCTPEQMIDVAEKTVMIQRDYGDRAVRKHARFKYTIDDRGLAWFVEELTSRLGWKLDTAREFHFDHNGDRYGWVKGSNGRWHYTLFIQNGRVKDVDGYPLMTGLREIAKVHTGDFRLTANQNLIIGNISSQKKKKIETLIEQYNLTDGAHYSALRRSSMACVALPTCGLAMAESERYLPSLIDKLEPVLDEAGLRDEEIVIRMTGCPNGCARPMLAEISFIGKAPGKYNMYLGGSFTGHRLNKLYKENIGEAEILDTLSPMVNQYAKERLDGEHFGDFVIRAGYVPEVLDGQQFHA, encoded by the coding sequence ATGGCTTATAATAACTTGCTTAACCCGCAGCGCACAAACAGCGATGTGGAAGATATAAAGATCAAAAGTGACTACTTGCGTGGAAGTCTGACTGAAACGCTGGCCGATCGGATCAGTGGTTCGATTCCTGAGGACGATAACCGTCTGATGAAACATCACGGAAGTTATATGCAAGACGACCGTGATCTGCGTAATGAACGGAATAAATCCAAGCTGGAACCTGCTTATCAATTCATGTTGCGTGTGCGTGCTTCCGGAGGGATTGTTACACCAGAACAGTGGTTGATGATGGATCGTGTGGCGCATAAATATGCGAATGAAACCATTCGTCTGACGACACGCCAGTCTTTTCAACTCCATGGAGTACTTAAATGGAACCTCAAAAATACCATTCGTGAAGTGAACGATTCGTTGCTCAGCACCCTCGCTGCGTGCGGTGACGTCAACCGAAACGTCATGTGCAACCCGAATCCGGATCAATCGGATATTCATGCTGAAGTATATGAATGGGCATGTCAGGTGAGTAATCATCTTGATCCACGCACACGTGCCTATCATGAGCTGTGGCTGGATGGAGAGAAAATTATCGACTCGCAGGACACGGATGAAGAGGTAGAACCGATCTACGGCAAAGTGTATTTGCCGCGTAAGTTCAAAATCGGGATTGCCGTTCCGCCATCCAATGATGTAGATGTATTTTCGCAGGATCTTGGCTTTATCGCAATTGTAGAGAATGGCAAGCTGCAAGGTTTTAACGTTTCTGTCGGCGGTGGTATGGGGATGTCGCATGGTGATCCAAAGACGTATCCTCAAGTGTCCAAAGTCATTGGTTTCTGTACACCGGAGCAAATGATTGATGTTGCTGAGAAAACGGTTATGATTCAGCGTGATTATGGGGATCGTGCAGTGCGTAAACATGCCCGTTTCAAATATACAATCGATGATCGTGGCCTCGCCTGGTTCGTGGAAGAACTGACAAGTCGTCTCGGCTGGAAGCTGGATACGGCGCGAGAGTTCCATTTTGACCATAATGGAGATCGTTACGGTTGGGTGAAAGGCAGCAACGGCAGATGGCACTACACCTTGTTCATTCAAAATGGACGTGTGAAGGATGTGGACGGTTATCCGCTCATGACAGGTCTGCGTGAAATTGCCAAAGTCCATACCGGAGATTTTCGTCTGACAGCGAATCAGAATCTCATTATCGGGAACATCAGCAGCCAGAAGAAGAAAAAGATTGAGACACTGATTGAGCAATACAATCTGACCGATGGTGCGCATTACTCGGCGCTTCGCAGAAGTTCTATGGCTTGTGTGGCGCTTCCGACTTGTGGTCTTGCTATGGCTGAGTCCGAACGATATCTGCCATCACTGATCGACAAGCTCGAGCCTGTACTGGACGAAGCGGGTCTCAGAGACGAAGAGATTGTTATTCGTATGACGGGCTGCCCGAACGGCTGCGCGAGACCGATGCTGGCCGAGATTTCGTTTATCGGCAAAGCTCCGGGAAAATACAATATGTACCTCGGTGGAAGTTTTACCGGGCACCGCTTGAACAAATTGTACAAAGAAAATATTGGCGAAGCCGAAATTTTGGATACACTGTCTCCTATGGTGAATCAATATGCCAAAGAGCGCCTTGATGGTGAGCATTTTGGAGATTTCGTCATTCGTGCCGGTTATGTGCCTGAAGTGCTGGATGGTCAGCAGTTTCATGCTTAA
- a CDS encoding Crp/Fnr family transcriptional regulator, translated as MEEFQNEHQLLHYLKQYQLESVFPEPLRPHMTLCHFEKCELICREGETSEYLYVLVEGKVKIFTTSPQDKTLVLCFKTPLEVVGDIEYVRESNIVNTVQAVSPVVMLRIHYKWLAELASDYAPLLKFLLKIISHKFYIDSNFSNFNLMYPVEVRLASYLLSISTEEAGTVVHEELDAFNLTDIANLIGTSYRHLNRVIQKLCADGLIMRDQGFIMVKDRAGLAEVAGHNIYE; from the coding sequence ATGGAAGAATTCCAGAATGAGCATCAATTGCTGCACTATTTAAAACAGTATCAACTCGAATCGGTATTTCCCGAGCCCCTGCGTCCACATATGACGTTGTGCCACTTCGAGAAGTGTGAACTGATCTGCCGCGAAGGCGAAACATCCGAATATTTATATGTGCTGGTCGAGGGGAAAGTCAAAATCTTCACGACCTCACCGCAGGATAAAACACTCGTTCTTTGTTTCAAAACACCGCTTGAAGTGGTTGGTGATATCGAGTACGTTCGGGAGAGCAACATCGTGAACACTGTACAGGCGGTCTCACCTGTCGTGATGCTGCGCATTCATTATAAATGGTTAGCTGAACTCGCCAGCGATTACGCACCCCTGTTAAAATTTTTGCTAAAAATTATTTCCCACAAGTTTTATATTGATTCGAACTTCTCCAACTTTAACCTGATGTATCCGGTTGAGGTTCGATTAGCCAGCTATCTGCTCTCCATCTCTACCGAAGAAGCGGGGACTGTTGTCCACGAAGAACTGGACGCCTTTAATTTGACAGATATCGCGAATCTGATCGGTACGAGTTACCGGCATTTGAATCGGGTGATTCAGAAGCTGTGTGCAGATGGACTAATCATGCGGGATCAGGGATTTATTATGGTCAAAGATCGAGCAGGTCTGGCGGAAGTGGCGGGTCACAACATCTATGAATAA
- a CDS encoding Nif3-like dinuclear metal center hexameric protein, whose amino-acid sequence MKITIQHVINHLTAKIELPENTVDQLITGSPNQMVKGIFVTFMPTQHVIEHAIQRGANLIIAHEPPFYNHHSHTDWLANDPVYETKRRLIENGGIAIYRCHDAIHRFQPDGITEGLVQALGWSSSVEHSKPEADILSFPEGMTVQLIAEHIKHSLGIEYVRLTGDPKIVCNRAAIMVGFRGNGNLTIPLLQQEELDLIIAGEGFEWETPEYIRDAVQQGKQKALLMIGHAESEASGMKLLSEKLARAFPELPVHYVGEQPVFQVL is encoded by the coding sequence ATGAAAATAACCATTCAACATGTTATAAACCATCTCACGGCCAAGATTGAACTACCGGAAAACACCGTGGATCAACTGATTACGGGTTCTCCCAATCAAATGGTCAAAGGCATCTTTGTAACTTTTATGCCTACACAACATGTGATTGAGCATGCCATACAACGTGGAGCTAATCTGATTATCGCTCATGAGCCGCCCTTCTATAACCATCATAGCCATACCGATTGGCTGGCTAATGATCCGGTCTATGAAACCAAGAGAAGGCTGATCGAGAACGGCGGAATTGCGATCTATCGCTGCCATGATGCCATTCACCGCTTTCAGCCGGATGGCATTACGGAAGGATTGGTTCAGGCACTGGGGTGGTCATCATCTGTAGAACACAGCAAACCGGAAGCTGACATTCTGTCCTTTCCGGAAGGAATGACAGTCCAGCTTATTGCGGAACATATTAAACATTCGCTTGGGATCGAATATGTACGCCTAACTGGTGATCCAAAGATAGTATGCAATCGTGCAGCGATTATGGTTGGATTTCGAGGCAACGGCAATCTGACCATTCCTCTGCTTCAACAGGAAGAGCTGGATCTGATTATCGCAGGTGAAGGTTTCGAATGGGAGACACCGGAGTACATACGTGATGCTGTGCAGCAAGGAAAACAAAAGGCTCTCCTTATGATTGGCCATGCAGAGAGTGAGGCTTCCGGGATGAAGCTTCTGTCTGAAAAATTGGCTAGAGCTTTCCCTGAATTGCCAGTGCATTATGTTGGTGAGCAACCCGTTTTTCAGGTATTGTGA
- a CDS encoding YebC/PmpR family DNA-binding transcriptional regulator produces MGRKWNNIKEKKASKDANTSRVYAKFGVEIYVAAKKGEPDPEANRALKVVLERAKTYNVPKAIIDRAMEKAKGSGDENYEELRYEGFGPNGAMVIVDALTNNVNRTAPEVRSAFNKNAGNMGVSGSVAYMFDPTAVIGVEGKNSEEVLEIMLEADVDVRDIVDEDESVIVYAEPDQFHAVQEAFKAAGVTEFTVAELTMLAQNHIELPEDAQAQFEKLIDALEDLEDVQQVYHNVEFV; encoded by the coding sequence ATGGGTCGTAAGTGGAATAATATTAAAGAAAAAAAAGCTTCAAAAGATGCAAATACAAGCCGTGTCTATGCTAAATTCGGCGTTGAGATTTATGTAGCTGCCAAGAAGGGCGAACCGGACCCGGAAGCGAACCGTGCACTGAAAGTCGTGCTGGAACGTGCCAAAACGTATAACGTACCCAAAGCGATCATTGACCGTGCCATGGAAAAGGCAAAAGGCAGCGGGGACGAGAATTATGAAGAACTGCGTTATGAAGGATTCGGGCCCAATGGTGCCATGGTTATCGTGGATGCCCTCACCAATAATGTAAACCGTACTGCACCCGAAGTACGCTCCGCATTTAACAAAAACGCGGGCAATATGGGAGTGAGTGGTTCCGTTGCATATATGTTTGATCCTACAGCGGTAATTGGGGTCGAAGGTAAAAACTCAGAAGAAGTACTTGAAATTATGCTTGAAGCGGATGTCGATGTACGTGATATTGTGGATGAAGATGAATCCGTTATCGTTTACGCCGAACCGGATCAATTCCACGCCGTACAAGAAGCATTCAAAGCGGCAGGTGTAACTGAATTTACCGTAGCCGAGTTGACGATGCTGGCGCAAAATCATATTGAACTTCCAGAGGATGCACAAGCCCAGTTCGAGAAGCTGATTGATGCGCTTGAAGACCTTGAAGATGTGCAGCAAGTGTACCACAACGTGGAGTTCGTTTAA
- a CDS encoding DMT family transporter has product MITGILLALLAGSLVSLQTIFNSKVNERTGSWSTTTMVLFTGFIASFLISLMVEGKNTFSFQHMQPWYWLSGAIGVGVVFCLVQAMKLLGPTFAISIVLTSQLSFALLFDSMGWLGLEQIPFSWNQLLGVLVIIGGIVLFKFGGSQSAKSKKSPGKLQSDS; this is encoded by the coding sequence ATCATTACAGGTATTTTGCTTGCGTTACTGGCCGGTTCTCTTGTCAGTCTGCAAACCATCTTTAATAGTAAAGTAAATGAACGTACCGGCTCGTGGTCCACAACAACGATGGTGCTTTTCACTGGATTCATTGCATCGTTTCTGATTTCTCTAATGGTGGAGGGCAAAAATACGTTCAGCTTCCAACATATGCAGCCCTGGTATTGGCTTAGCGGAGCCATCGGTGTTGGGGTGGTCTTCTGTCTCGTTCAGGCCATGAAGCTGCTCGGTCCGACCTTTGCGATCTCCATCGTACTTACATCCCAGTTAAGTTTCGCCTTACTGTTTGATTCCATGGGGTGGCTTGGACTGGAGCAGATTCCATTCTCGTGGAACCAGCTTCTCGGGGTTCTCGTCATCATAGGTGGTATCGTGTTGTTCAAGTTTGGCGGAAGCCAGTCAGCAAAATCGAAAAAGTCTCCTGGAAAATTGCAATCCGATTCATAG
- a CDS encoding diguanylate cyclase domain-containing protein, with the protein MLNRTLLNQGTYTNDPIDINNCDMEPIHIPGFIQPHGVLLAVTTNNIPTIVQCSQNTEEHLGLNTQEVLGLPLEHLIGRDNIRQVLARTFSASVTSDLQYMDLTVAVSGHAKVFTSVIHESEGLLILEMEPSYEKENMEVNDFEWISSFFSRLKSTDNRVEASQIAAEQVKEMLGYDRVMIYEFDEQWNGKVIAEAREEELEPFLGHHYPASDIPKQARELYLRNWLRTIVNVNYTPVEIVPLLQPLTGKPLNLSLSVLRSVSPLHIEYLQNMGVGATVTISLIHDNQLWGLITCHHYSARYVPHRVRNLCNFLGSFFSSELFQRQQLDEYQAEIQSREAATQIANIFIGNTSPARIIEELQGEEQTLLNLMDASGAAICYQDKLLLYGDTPAREQVRELAAWLAGKSEDYSYHSSKLSLEYDPAQAYKEKASGIVYVAISPGQHHYIIWFRPEVVQLVDWAGDPAKAVIKTDDGMRLSPRKSFEKWREVVQSTSYPWTTKELNVLPLLKSIVRRQTENQLVQAEEQALQNARVLRQNEQRYLQLMEFSPVAFFTLTDGFIIYCNKKAADLLGFENSKNLIGKDFREFIPDKTRTVLQQNLQELKLNNTRLFTNQAYFTTAPGTSLLLEITLASVTHAGKPSVMVLLSSGASHHDQDHYTETTSQLQNYLNTDPLTDMPLQTIFQSQLQDDWNECLQEKCSLGLFIIDIDDFRSYNVSYGLQGGDLCLQWIGEVLTVVSEQNDAVISRLRGGTFMLKLKNATSERSAKLAEEIRQHVLALQIQRDLSSPSEVVTVSVGGAVMVPEETLLMSNLIEKASQALTQAKSDGKNRAIVV; encoded by the coding sequence ATGCTTAACCGTACATTGCTTAATCAGGGTACGTACACCAATGATCCAATTGATATAAACAATTGCGATATGGAACCCATTCATATCCCCGGCTTCATTCAACCTCATGGTGTGCTCTTGGCTGTAACCACCAACAATATACCGACTATTGTACAATGCAGCCAAAATACAGAAGAACATCTCGGTCTTAATACGCAAGAGGTGTTGGGCCTTCCACTCGAACATCTGATTGGCAGGGATAATATCAGGCAGGTACTGGCACGCACCTTCAGTGCATCTGTAACATCAGACCTGCAATATATGGATCTCACGGTTGCCGTATCCGGACATGCTAAGGTCTTCACTTCTGTCATTCATGAAAGTGAAGGCCTGTTAATTTTGGAAATGGAGCCTTCCTATGAAAAAGAAAATATGGAAGTTAATGATTTTGAGTGGATTTCCAGCTTCTTTAGCCGACTTAAAAGTACTGATAATCGTGTGGAAGCGAGTCAGATTGCAGCCGAGCAAGTGAAAGAAATGTTAGGTTATGATCGGGTCATGATCTATGAATTTGACGAACAATGGAATGGGAAGGTCATCGCAGAAGCACGTGAGGAAGAGCTCGAACCGTTTCTCGGGCACCATTATCCAGCGTCAGATATTCCCAAACAGGCACGGGAATTGTACCTGCGAAATTGGTTGCGCACCATCGTGAACGTGAATTATACACCTGTCGAGATCGTTCCCTTGCTTCAACCTTTGACGGGCAAACCGCTTAATCTGAGCTTGTCGGTTCTGCGGAGTGTATCCCCTTTGCACATTGAGTATTTACAGAACATGGGTGTTGGTGCGACCGTAACCATCTCTCTAATCCATGACAACCAGCTGTGGGGCCTGATTACATGTCATCACTATTCTGCTCGATATGTACCTCATCGTGTTCGGAACTTGTGTAACTTCTTGGGCTCTTTCTTCTCAAGTGAACTGTTTCAACGTCAGCAGCTGGATGAATATCAAGCCGAGATTCAGTCACGTGAAGCCGCTACCCAAATTGCAAATATTTTTATCGGAAATACAAGTCCGGCGAGGATTATTGAGGAATTGCAGGGAGAAGAGCAGACCTTACTGAATCTGATGGATGCATCGGGAGCAGCGATCTGTTATCAGGACAAGCTGTTGTTATATGGTGATACGCCAGCAAGAGAGCAAGTAAGGGAATTGGCCGCATGGTTGGCAGGCAAATCGGAAGATTACAGTTATCATAGCTCCAAGCTGAGTTTGGAGTATGATCCTGCCCAAGCTTACAAGGAAAAAGCCTCAGGCATTGTTTATGTTGCCATATCCCCTGGGCAGCATCATTACATCATCTGGTTCCGACCTGAGGTGGTTCAGCTCGTGGATTGGGCAGGTGATCCAGCCAAAGCAGTGATCAAAACCGATGATGGCATGCGTCTGTCTCCCCGGAAATCCTTCGAGAAATGGAGAGAGGTCGTACAATCTACCTCCTATCCTTGGACAACGAAGGAGCTGAATGTTCTGCCACTGCTCAAAAGCATCGTACGCCGTCAAACGGAAAATCAACTGGTTCAGGCCGAGGAACAGGCCTTGCAGAATGCACGTGTTTTGCGTCAAAATGAGCAGCGTTACTTGCAATTGATGGAGTTTTCTCCAGTGGCCTTTTTTACGTTGACGGATGGGTTCATTATTTATTGCAATAAGAAGGCAGCAGACCTGCTCGGCTTTGAAAACTCTAAAAATCTTATCGGCAAGGATTTCAGGGAATTTATTCCTGATAAGACGAGAACGGTTTTGCAGCAAAACCTGCAGGAACTGAAGCTTAACAATACTCGTCTGTTTACCAACCAGGCATATTTCACCACAGCACCTGGCACGTCTTTATTGCTTGAGATTACACTGGCTTCTGTTACACATGCAGGCAAACCGTCGGTGATGGTCCTTCTGAGCAGCGGGGCATCCCATCACGATCAAGATCATTATACGGAGACAACCAGTCAACTCCAGAACTATCTCAACACAGATCCGTTAACAGACATGCCGCTTCAGACCATATTCCAATCCCAGCTTCAGGATGATTGGAATGAATGTTTACAGGAGAAATGCAGTTTAGGACTGTTTATTATAGATATCGATGATTTCCGTTCATACAATGTATCATATGGACTTCAAGGTGGAGATCTGTGCCTGCAGTGGATTGGGGAAGTGCTGACGGTAGTTAGTGAACAGAACGATGCCGTCATCTCACGCCTTCGGGGAGGAACCTTCATGCTGAAACTGAAGAATGCAACATCGGAGCGTTCAGCGAAGCTTGCTGAAGAAATTAGACAGCATGTGCTTGCACTTCAAATTCAGAGGGATCTGTCCAGTCCAAGTGAAGTGGTCACGGTTAGTGTTGGTGGTGCGGTAATGGTTCCGGAAGAGACCTTACTGATGTCGAATTTAATTGAGAAAGCCAGTCAGGCCCTAACTCAAGCCAAGAGTGACGGGAAAAATCGGGCCATCGTGGTTTGA
- a CDS encoding DMT family transporter, producing the protein MRGIIFALLGGACITLQGVANTRISTDMGTWQAATITQLTGFILAALILVFVRDINLQGLKQVKPMYLAGGAFGAVIIFSEVTAIQQIGVTFTISALLIAQLFLTFLVDSNGWFGVVKQKMKLPQFLGIALMVTGVIIMKL; encoded by the coding sequence ATGAGAGGAATTATTTTTGCACTATTAGGTGGTGCATGCATTACCCTGCAAGGGGTTGCCAATACCCGAATCAGTACCGACATGGGAACCTGGCAAGCTGCAACCATTACACAACTAACCGGGTTCATATTAGCGGCTCTAATCCTGGTGTTTGTGCGTGATATTAACTTGCAAGGATTGAAACAAGTGAAACCCATGTACCTGGCGGGAGGTGCGTTTGGTGCAGTAATTATTTTCAGCGAAGTCACGGCAATCCAGCAAATTGGGGTTACCTTTACGATCTCAGCCTTGTTAATAGCCCAGCTGTTCCTGACCTTTCTGGTCGACAGTAACGGATGGTTCGGCGTAGTGAAGCAGAAAATGAAACTACCGCAATTTCTGGGTATCGCATTAATGGTTACGGGCGTCATTATTATGAAGCTGTAG
- a CDS encoding pyruvate kinase, whose protein sequence is MQIDIQRLYDKYLTLNIPNRFTLSEIHQTITEKYHAEKVDLELFSDLRGDPYAYFDTAVVAYTFSDSEAIKKLSELNYTKNLSVISWILNSRDNKYLTGGTMRGESCVLDLEIAIFNGMDEEEKQLGNLRFEEFLIILYLTGHIHFNDDPLIEELKSRYREGYYLRYFGHDNGSGKYLYK, encoded by the coding sequence GTGCAAATTGACATTCAAAGATTATATGATAAGTATTTGACATTAAACATCCCTAATCGATTCACATTAAGTGAGATCCATCAAACTATTACAGAAAAGTACCATGCCGAAAAAGTTGATCTTGAGCTATTCTCAGATCTACGTGGAGATCCTTACGCCTACTTCGATACAGCAGTTGTGGCATATACATTCTCAGATTCTGAAGCTATTAAGAAACTAAGCGAACTAAATTATACCAAGAATTTGAGTGTTATTAGTTGGATACTTAATTCTAGAGATAATAAATATTTGACAGGTGGGACTATGAGAGGTGAATCCTGTGTGTTAGATCTCGAGATAGCTATATTTAACGGAATGGATGAAGAGGAAAAACAGCTTGGAAATCTTCGCTTCGAGGAATTTTTAATCATTCTCTATTTAACAGGACATATTCACTTTAACGATGATCCACTAATCGAAGAATTAAAATCTCGTTATCGAGAAGGTTACTATCTTAGATATTTTGGACATGATAATGGATCTGGAAAATACCTATACAAGTAA
- a CDS encoding TerB N-terminal domain-containing protein, whose protein sequence is MMNMDTLVRIHTWRAVKRNSMKEDSRQLEFMEIDLSEEPITAAVPVPDRTTIVRADFDIRLPGGILSSEKRFVEEARQLIEVEGEQVPCVPFMSYWPTYGVMNEPQRKWYMYWRTEVRQGRFPDTDLSYLFIHIYELINGIGWQKPLEGYDQLKQLWMNYRERLPQLDVYMQEWILDYDLVHELNMSLSEMVELSSGYLPPEILDMELQRLLSSNVSDISLKLLQRYYDYDITLSKFYRDGGKQVLEQYIPRVMALVDSYLLRTRKAGILDQFELNHERTIERTLFRKAVYDDSIYGKSVQMTYVPIGEHADFVQFVTRVFRCTENKCRELLGFRGRLRGKTLEPELANVIERYLDKAFAAEQMPVVEQAIVRIDAEKLAALQQESEYVRRALMIEDEQAPEDGNVNHATDVSNRWDGLETLAEIEQDTDSQGHVIIQNSVDEARSEDDTYSSQLKVDGEKAINSDRGQGSGDSESSTLQWEETVFADLDEEWTAFSRQLSPQHVQAIYALLGVNPDTELMRVAEQYGTMPALLLDEINDVAMETIGDLLIDADRIVSDYMNVFEHVKR, encoded by the coding sequence ATGATGAATATGGATACACTTGTTCGTATTCACACGTGGAGGGCGGTGAAACGGAATTCAATGAAAGAGGATTCAAGACAACTGGAGTTTATGGAAATAGATCTTAGCGAAGAGCCTATCACAGCGGCAGTCCCGGTTCCTGATCGCACAACGATTGTGCGTGCTGATTTTGATATAAGATTGCCTGGCGGCATATTGTCTTCGGAGAAAAGGTTTGTGGAGGAAGCAAGGCAACTCATTGAAGTGGAAGGGGAGCAGGTCCCCTGTGTTCCTTTTATGAGTTATTGGCCAACTTATGGTGTAATGAACGAACCCCAACGCAAGTGGTATATGTATTGGAGGACGGAAGTCAGACAGGGACGTTTTCCTGATACCGATCTATCCTACCTGTTCATTCATATTTATGAGCTGATAAACGGAATTGGTTGGCAGAAACCACTGGAAGGTTACGACCAATTAAAACAGTTATGGATGAACTATCGTGAACGGCTTCCACAGTTGGATGTGTACATGCAGGAATGGATTCTTGATTATGATCTGGTACATGAGTTGAACATGTCATTATCCGAGATGGTGGAGCTTTCGAGTGGATATCTGCCACCGGAGATTCTGGATATGGAATTGCAGCGGCTGTTGAGCAGCAATGTATCGGATATCTCGCTGAAGTTATTACAAAGATATTATGACTACGATATTACACTCAGCAAATTTTACAGGGATGGCGGCAAGCAAGTTTTGGAACAGTACATCCCCCGGGTCATGGCATTGGTGGATTCTTATCTTCTGCGTACACGCAAGGCAGGCATCTTGGATCAGTTTGAGTTGAATCATGAAAGGACTATCGAACGTACGTTGTTTCGAAAAGCGGTATATGACGATTCCATTTATGGAAAATCGGTTCAAATGACGTATGTTCCGATTGGAGAGCATGCCGATTTTGTACAGTTTGTAACCCGAGTTTTTCGATGCACGGAGAATAAATGCCGTGAACTGCTCGGTTTCAGAGGGCGGCTTCGTGGAAAGACCCTTGAACCTGAGCTTGCGAATGTGATTGAACGTTATTTGGACAAGGCCTTCGCAGCCGAACAAATGCCAGTGGTAGAGCAAGCGATAGTCCGAATTGATGCGGAGAAACTTGCAGCACTGCAGCAGGAAAGCGAATATGTGCGAAGAGCACTCATGATCGAGGACGAGCAAGCTCCAGAAGATGGGAATGTAAATCATGCGACCGATGTGAGCAACAGATGGGATGGATTAGAAACCTTGGCAGAGATTGAACAAGATACGGACAGTCAAGGCCATGTGATCATCCAGAACTCAGTTGATGAAGCCCGAAGTGAAGATGATACGTACTCTAGCCAACTGAAGGTCGATGGTGAGAAGGCGATTAATTCTGACCGAGGACAAGGAAGCGGAGATTCAGAGTCATCAACCCTGCAATGGGAGGAAACCGTTTTTGCTGATCTGGATGAAGAATGGACAGCATTCTCAAGGCAGCTTTCTCCGCAGCATGTACAGGCCATTTATGCCTTGTTAGGTGTAAACCCGGATACGGAGCTGATGCGGGTAGCTGAGCAATATGGAACGATGCCTGCACTGTTGTTGGATGAAATTAATGATGTGGCCATGGAAACGATTGGTGACCTTTTGATTGATGCTGATCGAATAGTTTCGGATTATATGAATGTGTTTGAACATGTGAAGAGGTGA